A region of Pyxidicoccus parkwaysis DNA encodes the following proteins:
- a CDS encoding imm11 family protein has protein sequence MTKYVLIEPTSEGDAAEFSHMRNYDDDFEIHEGIPLKESFPPDAAYQMSDYAPDKTALQDVLENLDQNFVINEKVKAFLEAEGVQHVEYLPVKLLNHKGREVKERYFVVNMLPLIDCVDLEKTKYEENPLDPERLMNISNLTVHEEKIPDDFQVLRLKRISGAMLIRRDLVEKMKKAGFRGLGITEIVEYHAN, from the coding sequence ATGACGAAATACGTCCTCATCGAGCCCACCTCCGAAGGCGACGCCGCCGAGTTCTCGCATATGCGGAACTACGACGACGATTTCGAGATCCACGAAGGCATCCCCCTGAAGGAGAGCTTTCCGCCGGATGCCGCATACCAGATGAGCGACTATGCGCCGGACAAGACGGCCCTGCAGGACGTGCTCGAGAACCTGGACCAAAACTTCGTCATCAACGAGAAGGTGAAGGCCTTCCTCGAGGCCGAGGGAGTCCAGCACGTCGAGTACCTGCCGGTGAAGTTGCTCAACCACAAGGGCCGCGAGGTCAAGGAGCGCTACTTCGTCGTCAACATGCTCCCGCTCATCGATTGCGTCGACCTGGAGAAGACGAAATACGAGGAGAATCCGCTGGACCCCGAGCGGTTGATGAACATCTCCAACCTCACGGTGCACGAGGAGAAGATTCCCGACGACTTCCAGGTTCTCCGCCTGAAGCGCATCTCGGGCGCCATGCTCATCCGCAGGGACCTCGTCGAGAAGATGAAGAAGGCGGGCTTTCGCGGCCTCGGCATCACGGAGATTGTCGAGTACCACGCCAACTGA
- a CDS encoding imm11 family protein has product MTKYVLIEPTSEGDAAEFWHMQNYDDRFELHEGMPLKESFPSNASYRMSDEAPNKTALHDVLDNRDRNLVINEKVKAFFEAEGVQHVEYLPVKVINHKDREVKERYFVVNMLPLVDCVDLEKTKYRRNPLEPERLMRISNLTVQEEKIPADFQVLRLKQVSGAVLIRRDLAEKMKKAGFRGLGIAEIVEYHAN; this is encoded by the coding sequence TTCTGGCACATGCAGAACTACGACGACCGCTTCGAGCTCCACGAAGGCATGCCCCTCAAGGAGAGCTTTCCGTCGAATGCCTCGTACCGGATGAGCGACGAGGCACCAAACAAGACGGCCCTGCACGATGTGCTCGACAACCGGGACCGCAACCTCGTCATCAACGAGAAGGTGAAGGCCTTCTTCGAAGCGGAGGGCGTCCAGCACGTCGAGTACCTGCCGGTGAAGGTCATCAACCACAAGGACCGCGAGGTCAAGGAGCGCTACTTCGTCGTCAACATGCTCCCGCTCGTCGACTGCGTCGACCTGGAGAAGACGAAGTACAGGCGCAATCCGCTGGAACCCGAGCGGTTGATGCGAATCTCCAACCTCACGGTGCAGGAGGAGAAGATTCCCGCCGACTTCCAGGTCCTCCGCCTGAAGCAGGTCTCGGGCGCCGTGCTCATCCGCAGAGACCTCGCCGAGAAGATGAAGAAGGCGGGCTTTCGCGGCCTCGGCATCGCAGAGATTGTCGAGTACCACGCCAACTGA
- a CDS encoding DUF6484 domain-containing protein, which yields MSTPPHSQPVPDGAPPRETILGSRAGHLAGLDASGAPLVDFPGNTAGPVPARLALVLDARGLKEAVSKHQKVVLLFENGDPTQPFIMGLIHEPSPTPLLDALLESPPEAARPPMDAHVDGKRVVIEGQDEVVLKCGEASITLRRNGKVIVKGTYLESRASGTHRIKGGVVEIN from the coding sequence ATGAGCACGCCCCCTCACAGCCAGCCGGTCCCCGACGGAGCGCCGCCGAGGGAGACCATCCTCGGGAGCCGCGCGGGCCACCTGGCCGGGCTCGACGCGTCCGGGGCGCCGCTCGTCGACTTCCCGGGCAATACCGCGGGCCCCGTGCCGGCCCGGCTGGCGCTGGTGCTCGACGCGCGCGGGCTCAAGGAAGCCGTCTCCAAGCACCAGAAGGTGGTCCTCCTCTTCGAGAATGGAGACCCCACCCAGCCCTTCATCATGGGCCTCATCCACGAGCCGAGCCCCACCCCGCTCCTGGACGCCCTGCTGGAGAGCCCGCCGGAGGCCGCCCGTCCCCCCATGGACGCGCACGTGGACGGCAAGCGCGTGGTCATCGAGGGCCAGGACGAAGTCGTCCTCAAGTGCGGCGAGGCCAGCATCACCCTGCGCCGCAACGGCAAGGTCATCGTGAAGGGCACCTACCTGGAGTCCCGCGCCTCCGGCACCCACCGCATCAAGGGCGGCGTGGTCGAAATCAACTAG
- a CDS encoding DUF4150 domain-containing protein → MANTVGVNKMSVVTKDSNGITIAFPDACKTPTPGGPVPIPYPNIAKSADTDAAAEDVLVEGNPVCVKDSNFKTSVGDEAGSAGGVASGKTKGKAEFVNVSMDVKFDGKFAARAFDPMFHNDKNTPPAPLIQPPVVSMGKDGKIVVQCPICEKDVEK, encoded by the coding sequence ATGGCCAACACCGTGGGTGTGAACAAGATGTCGGTGGTGACGAAGGACTCCAACGGCATCACCATCGCCTTCCCGGACGCGTGCAAGACGCCCACGCCCGGCGGCCCCGTCCCCATCCCCTATCCCAACATCGCCAAGTCCGCGGACACGGACGCCGCCGCCGAGGACGTGCTGGTGGAGGGCAATCCCGTCTGCGTGAAGGACTCCAACTTCAAGACGAGCGTGGGTGACGAGGCCGGCAGCGCGGGCGGCGTCGCGAGCGGCAAGACGAAGGGCAAGGCCGAGTTCGTCAACGTCTCCATGGACGTGAAGTTCGACGGCAAGTTCGCGGCGCGGGCCTTCGACCCGATGTTCCACAACGACAAGAACACGCCGCCGGCGCCGCTCATCCAGCCCCCCGTCGTCTCCATGGGGAAGGACGGGAAAATCGTCGTGCAGTGCCCCATCTGCGAGAAGGACGTCGAGAAGTAG
- a CDS encoding STAS/SEC14 domain-containing protein, producing MFQIEVDRQHAIVDFILDGYIRVEEMQRFVAELRGATDSLAGQDIKIKADVRTFKPASPEAADMIRRVQEYGLRSGVVRVAELVESQIVALQLNRIARESHTDKILRRFWQEASARQWLIHGDEDMGMHPGV from the coding sequence GTGTTCCAGATAGAGGTCGACCGTCAGCACGCCATCGTGGACTTCATCCTCGACGGCTACATCCGCGTGGAGGAGATGCAGCGCTTCGTGGCGGAGCTGCGAGGCGCCACGGACTCGCTGGCGGGGCAGGACATCAAAATCAAGGCGGACGTGAGGACCTTCAAGCCGGCGTCGCCGGAGGCGGCGGACATGATTCGCCGCGTGCAGGAGTACGGCCTGCGCTCGGGCGTGGTGCGCGTGGCGGAGCTGGTGGAGAGCCAGATTGTGGCGCTCCAGCTCAACCGGATTGCGCGCGAGAGTCACACGGACAAGATTTTGAGGCGCTTCTGGCAGGAGGCCTCGGCGCGCCAGTGGCTCATCCACGGCGACGAGGACATGGGGATGCACCCGGGCGTGTGA
- a CDS encoding Imm49 family immunity protein gives MESLDEVSGELVTLLNFHLEGAEETEDPEQQVADADSACVYYQAVGICELLLDAEVDAFFHHLIRSAQTRLWVLEHGTQLEQPPRKLLKTSNARGLHAALAARQWELARRIARASPTTWMEGVEYEDDFLAVHFVHRHLLGAPPEELRALLDRFETVLEGGPSPRFDLCRHLLARDIPGCTQAFADLLDERTAKLKKMKRESVAASDELFVPQSAIYMEGLAWLALLEQAGIPTEPEYPMCPSLARQSKYAPFEVSTFPSVPL, from the coding sequence ATGGAATCGCTGGATGAGGTCAGTGGAGAGCTCGTCACCCTGCTGAACTTCCACCTCGAGGGGGCCGAGGAGACCGAGGACCCCGAGCAGCAGGTGGCCGATGCCGACTCCGCCTGCGTCTACTACCAGGCCGTGGGCATCTGCGAGCTGCTGCTGGACGCGGAAGTAGACGCCTTCTTCCACCACCTCATCCGCAGCGCCCAGACGCGGCTCTGGGTCCTCGAGCACGGCACGCAGCTCGAGCAGCCGCCCCGCAAGCTGCTCAAGACGAGCAACGCCCGCGGCCTCCACGCGGCGCTGGCCGCGCGCCAGTGGGAGCTGGCCCGCCGCATCGCCCGCGCGTCCCCCACCACCTGGATGGAGGGCGTCGAGTACGAGGACGACTTCCTCGCCGTCCACTTCGTGCACCGCCACCTGCTCGGCGCTCCGCCCGAGGAGCTGCGCGCCCTGCTCGACCGCTTCGAGACTGTCCTGGAAGGCGGCCCGTCGCCCCGGTTCGACCTCTGCCGTCACCTGCTGGCCCGGGACATCCCCGGCTGCACCCAGGCCTTCGCGGACCTGCTCGACGAGCGCACCGCGAAGCTGAAGAAGATGAAGCGCGAGTCCGTCGCCGCCTCGGACGAGCTGTTCGTCCCGCAGTCCGCCATCTACATGGAGGGACTCGCGTGGCTCGCCCTGCTGGAGCAGGCGGGCATCCCCACCGAGCCCGAGTACCCCATGTGCCCCTCGCTGGCGCGCCAGTCGAAGTACGCGCCCTTCGAGGTGAGCACCTTCCCCTCCGTCCCCCTCTGA